The Henckelia pumila isolate YLH828 chromosome 2, ASM3356847v2, whole genome shotgun sequence genome includes a window with the following:
- the LOC140882646 gene encoding exosome complex component RRP4 homolog, producing MKGIQFSLSKNQNLRLERALEQLESLSSKENSDASVTVADDISVNNEDAILKGHGTAEIDGRVVATICGVVERVNKLVYVRALRARYKPEIGDIVVGRVIEVAPKRWRLEINFRQDAVLMLSSMNLPDGIQRRRTAVDELNMRSVFEENDVICAEVRGFQHDGCLHLQARSQKYGKLKSGQLLSIPPYLVKKRKQHFHHLDQYGVDLILGCNGFIWVGEHVEVREEMVEDLSNKPEQRNMKSWNMINDEETEETYTPLETRGHICRTANAIRVLSTLGFMITVENTMEVVNLSIALNVDVHEMLGAEFYVVVAEKEAERRSSVTKRR from the exons ATGAAGGGCATTCAATTTTCACTGAGCAAAAACCAGAATCTTAGACTCGAGAGAGCTTTAGAGCAACTGGAATCGCTATCCTCAAAAGAAAATTCCGACGCCTCCGTCACCGTGGCCGACGATATTTCTGTCAATAATGAAGACGCCATTCTCAA GGGTCATGGGACGGCTGAGATAGATGGACGCGTCGTGGCAACCATATGCGGAGTTGTTGAGCGCGTGAACAAGCTTGTTTATGTTAGGGCTTTGAGAGCCAg GTACAAGCCTGAAATTGGTGATATCGTAGTTGGCCGTGTTATTGAG GTTGCACCAAAGCGCTGGAGATTGGAGATCAACTTTAGGCAGGATGCAGTGTTGATGCTCTCTTCAATGAACCTACCCGATGGCATCCAG AGACGAAGAACTGCAGTTGATGAACTCAATATGCGCAGTGTTTTTGAAGAGAATGATGTTATCTGT GCTGAAGTTCGTGGCTTTCAGCATGATGGCTGCCTACACCTACAAGCAAGAAGCCAAAAGTATGGAAAG CTCAAGAGTGGTCAGTTACTTTCTATTCCTCCTTATCTAGTGAAGAAACGTAAACAGCATTTCCACCATCTGGACCAATATGGAGTTGATTTGATACTGGGTTGTAATGGATTCATTTGGGTTGGTGAACATGTTGAAGTGAGAGAGGAAATGGTAGAGGATCTTTCAAATAAACCTGAACAAAGAAATATGAAATCTTGGAACATGATAAACGATGAAGAAACAGAAGAAACATACACGCCCCTTGAGACGAGAGGGCACATATGCAGGACGGCAAATGCCATCCGAGTGTTGTCTACCTTAGGTTTCATGATCACAGTTGAAAATACAATGGAAGTCGTTAATCTAAGCATAGCTTTGAATGTTGACGTACATGAGATGCTTGGTGCGGAGTTCTATGTTGTCGTTGCTGAGAAAGAAGCTGAACGTCGAAGCTCGGTAACAAAAAGGAGATGA